The Bradyrhizobium sp. 195 region CGAACTTGCGTGATGAGACGGAATTTCCTGCGGTTCACTGCCTTTGATAAAGGCTATTATTGCGAAAATGCTTTGCATGCTGCAGCTTGCAGGCGGCCAGACCGTCGCACCCTCCCGCACGCGGCATCGGCCTTCTTTGGGCCGGGCGCCTCGGCAGGCTTGGCGGCACAGACTGAAATGCCAAATCGGACTTCGTTTTCGGAAGTTCCTGCTGCCTGGATGTCCCCTTTCGGCGATTCCGCGGAGATGAAAATCGCCAATATCGGCAGAACCACTCGATCGGTGGGTCGAAGTCCACAGAGGCAACCTGCATGAGTCCAGGAGCAGACCTTGGCGGAAGCGATCAGGCCATGATGCCGATGCCGTCTGTGCTTCGCTTCGATCGAGTTGGCCGATTGGGTCGGTGCTGCGCTCCGAGCAACAGTTCTTGCTTGTTGCGCGAAGAGGCCTGAATCATGTCGCAGCCTCCAACGAAGGAATGGCAAGTTGAGCGGCAAATTATCGACCTGTCCAAGGAGCGTGAAGGCGCAAGGAGCCGAAGCCGCCGGCCGCGGCAAGACGGCACTGGCTTGAAAAAGGAGGACGCTCTCATGGCCTCTGGCATCCAGGTGGCGAGCCCCGTCGATGTCGCGCTGTCGGTGCGCGAGCTGACCGTGAGTCTGCCGGAAGGCATGGAGCGGGCCTACGCCGTCGAGAATATCTCCTTCGATCTGAAACGCGGGCAGATTCTCTGTATCATCGGGGAATCCGGATCGGGCAAGTCGGTCACCGCGAATGCGATCATGGGGCTTCTACCGAAAGCGATCCGGGTCACCTCGGGGGCGATCCACCTGAATGGGACGAACATCGTAGGTCTCTCGCCCGACAAGCTCCGCAGCCTGCGCGGCCGCATCGTTTCAATGATCTTTCAAGATCCTCTCTCGGCGCTCAACCCGCTGATGACAGTGGGCGCGCAGATCGAGGAGGTGATGGCCGCGCACGACGTCGGCACGCCGGCCTCGCGTCGCAGCCGAGCCATCGACTTGTTGGTCGAAGTGGGTCTGCCCGATCCGCAGCTGATGTACCACCAATATCCATTCCGGCTTTCGGGCGGACAGCGGCAGCGCGTGATGATCGCCATGGCCCTGGCTCTAGAGCCCGCGATCCTGATTGCGGACGAGCCGACCACCGCCCTGGACGTGACGACCCAGGCGCAGATCCTCAAATTGATCCGCGACATTCAGCGCCGCAAGGGGATGAGCGTCATGTTCATCACCCACGACTTCGGCGTCGTGGCTGAGATCGCCGATTCCGTTGTGGTGATGGAGAAAGGCCATTGCGTGGAGCAGGGCAGTGCCGAGCAGGTGCTGAAGTCGCCCAGCCACCTCTATACGCGCCGCCTGGTCGCAGCCGTTCCCCACCTGACCGGCAAGAACCGTGTGCCCCTGGAAGCTGCTCAACCAGTGGCCATTCTCAAGGTCGAATGCCTCGCAAAAACCTATCGCAGCGGCAGCGCGCTTTTCCGCACGCAGCGCATCGTGCCTGCGGTCAATGGGGTCAGCTTCGACCTCACGTCGGGTCGCACGCTCGGCGTCGTCGGGGAGAGCGGTTCGGGCAAGTCGTCGCTCGGTCGGCTGCTGATCAAGCTCATGGAGTGCGATAGCGGCTCGATTCTGTTCGAAGGGCGCGACATCGCCGGGCTTTCCGAGGCCGAGTTTCGATCGCTGCGGCCCAAGATCCAGATGATCTTCCAGGATCCCTTTGCCTCGCTGAATCCGCGATCGACAGTCGGACATATTCTTACGGTCGGCCCTGTCGCGCATGGGGTGCCATACGGCGAGGCTTGCGAGCGCGCGCGGGAGCTTCTTTCGCACGTCGGCCTCGATGCAGGAGCCTTCGACCGCTATCCGCACGAATTCTCCGGCGGGCAGCGCCAGCGCATCGGTATCGCGCGGGCGCTGATGTTCAAGCCGAAGCTGCTGATTGCGGACGAAGCGGTCTCTGCGCTCGACGTATCGATCCAAGCCCAGATCTTGAAGCTGCTGGATCAGATTCAGCGCGAGACGGGCGTCTCGATGGTCTTCATCACGCATGATCTGCGCGTCGCAAGCCAGATCTGCGATGAAATTGCCGTCATGCATCGAGGACAGATCGTTGAACGCGGGCCGCCGTCTCAGATCTTCCTCGATCCGAAATCCAGCTACACGCGAGAATTGGTGGCAGCGATCCCCGGCGAGCAGCCCGGGACCCAAGATGAAAGCCACGTCGGACACCACAGGCAAGGAGAGACGTTATGACCGAGCGTTCTGCGACGACATCGAACTACTCTCGGCGCGATGCCCTGCGCATGGTAGCGATTGGTGGAGCTGCCGGCCTCTTCGCGCCCAATCTCTTGGGCAAGTCGGCCTTCGCGCGCACCTCTCCGGCAAAGCCAACCGGCCGCGTGATCGTCGGACTTGGACAGGAGCCGACCGTCTTCAATCCGCTGATGGTCCACATTGAAGTCGATGATGGCGTGCACTTCTCGGTTTTCGACGCGCTGTTCCGCATCGATCCCCAAGGCGTCATTCAGCCCAACCTTGCCCTGGAAGTGCCGAACCAAAAGAACGGCGGCATTTCTGAAGACGGTCTCAAATGGCGCATTCGTTTGCGTGACGATGTCCGCTGGCACGACGGCAAGCCTTTCAGCGCCGAGGACGTGAAGTTCACGCTCGAACTGATCACCAACCCCAACTTCCGGAGTTGGCGCACGTCCGGCCATTCTCTCCTGCGCGACATCACGGTGGTCTCGCCCACGGAGATCTCGTGGCGAATGGAGGAGGCCTTCGCGCCGTATTTGTCGTTCTTGACCGAAACCTTCATCGTGCCCAAGCACATTCTGGAGAAAGAGGCGAATCCGAACACCGCCGCCTTCAACCAGGCGCCGGTCGGCACCGGCGCGTTCAAGTGGGGCAAGCGGGTCGCTGGTGATCATCTCGAACTGGTGGCCAACACCGAATACTTCGGTGAAGGCCCTCATATCGAGCGGCTGGTGTTCAAATACATTCCCGATCTCACCGTCCTCTACACCCAGTTCAAGAGCGGCGACATCGATCTCGTGGGTCAGCCCTACATCACTCCCGATCACTACGGTGAAGCCAAGACGCTGCCGAACCGCGTGGTGACGCTGGTCCCAAGGGCCTCGTTCGAGTCCTTCTACCTGAACCTCGAGCGTCCGCAGTTCAAGGAGCTTGCGGTCCGCGAGGCGCTTTACGCGGCGATCGACAAGGAGGCGATCATCCAGGGGCTCTACTACGGCGTGCCGACGCCGACGGAGACTTTCATGCCGCGGCAGTCCTTCTACTTCAATGCCAATCTACCCCTGCACCAATTCGACGTGAATCGCGCGGCCAAGATCCTCGATCAAGCCGGATGGGCAAAGGGCGCGGACGGCATTCGTGCCAAGAACGGCGTTCGCCTGTCCTTCACCAATTCGACCACCTCCGGAGATCCGCTCCGCGAGCAGGTGCAGCAGTACCTGCAGCAGGCGTTCGCGCAATTGGGGATCGAGATGAAGATATCGAACCTGCCCGCCGCGGTGATGTGGGGCGAGTTTTGGATGCAGTCGCAATTCGATTCCGTGATCGTCGGCAGCTCGTATCTGATCGGCGCCGATCCGGATGTCACTAATCGCCTGCACTCGCGCTCGATCGGCGCGAAGGGCGGTCGCGGCTCGAACAACGCGCAATATGCGAATCCGGAGGTCGATGCCCTGCTCGACAAGGGCGCGCGGACCTTCGATCCTGAAGCCCGGCGCGCGATCTATGCTCGCGTCCAGGAACTTGTTCGTCGCGACCTGCCGTTCCTTCCGTTGTACCAGAGCAATGCGGTCGAAGGTCTCAAGAAAGGCATCAACGGCTTCGTGCCGAACGGCAATACGCGCACAGAATCCTGGAATGCGCTGGCCTGGTACTGGGCGAGCTGATCTCTTGCCGCCGGACCTGCAGGCCGGCGGCAGCGCTGTCACGCTAATGGAGGGCTCGAATGTTCGCCTTTCTGCTCAATCGTCTGTCGCAGAGCGCCGTGCTGCTCGTGATCGTCTCGATCATCGGCTTCACGGTTCTCAACCTCATGCCTGGCGGTCCTCTTGCGCAATTCGGGCTCGATCCCGGCATGACGCAGAAGGACATCGCGCGGCTCGCAGAGCAGCTAGGGCTGAACCGGCCGCTGTGGCTTCAGTATCTCGACTGGGCCTGGCGGCTGATCCGGGGCGACTGGGGACACTCCTTCCGCGATGGCTCTGCGGTGCTGGCGGTGATCGGCCGACATCTGCTAGCGACGCTGCTGCTGATGGGAACGTCCACCGCATTGGCGGTCGCGGCCGGCACCTGGATTGGCATCCGCGGTGCTACCAACCGCTATTCCCTGTTCGATTATTGCGCGACGGTGGGTGCCATGGTGGCACTTTCGGTTCCGACCTTCTGGTTCGGGCTCATTGGCATCTACATCTTTACGCTGAAGCTCGGTTGGGTTCCTGCAGGCAACATGTACACGATCGGCGACGGCTCGGTGCTGGATTATCTGCACCATCTGATCCTCCCGAGCTTGGTGCTGTCGCTGGTTCATGTTGCGATCTGGAGCCGCTACATGCGCTCGGCGACGCTCGATGCGCTGAGTCAGGATTTCGTCAAGACCGCCCGCGCCAAGGGCGTGAGCGAACGGCGCATCCTGCTGAAGCACGTCGTCGGCAATGCGCTGTTGCCGATGATCACCCTGGCCGGGATGCAATTGCCCAGCATTCTGACCGGCGCACTCGTGACCGAGACGGTTTTCACCTGGCCGGGAATGGGGCGGCTGTTTCTCGATAGCCTCGGCTACAGTGACTATCCGATGGTGATGGGACTGTTGATCTTCTCGGCCACCTTGGTCGTGCTGGGAAATCTGATCGCAGACATCGTCATCGCTACCGTGGATCCGCGCATTCGTCTGGGCTGAGCCCGCCGCTCACCCTTGTTACCAGGAGGCAGCAGATATGACCGCCATCGTCGTGCACGCAGCTCCTACTCGCTGGTGGCACAGCCGTGCAGTGGCGCGCTTCATGCGCCATCATCTGGCACTTGTCGGGATCTCCATGATCACCCTGCTTGTGTTGGCGTGCGCCATTGGCCCTTATGCCTTACCTTACGACACCCTCCAGATCGATCTGCGCGCACGCTTTGCACCGCCTCTCACCGGTCACCACTATTTCGGCACCGATCCTCTCGGACGTGACCTGGCTGCGCGGCTATTGATGGCCGGGCGCGTGTCGCTGCTGGTCGGATTCTCCGCGATGCTGCTGTCGACACTGATCGGCACCCTGGTTGGCGTGACGGCAGGCTATCGCGGCGGCTGGGTCGGGGCAGCGCTGATGCGCATGGTGGACGGTTTCCTGTCCTACCCGTCGATCTTCCTCGTCCTGGCGCTGGCCGCAATGCTGCGGCCGAGCCCCGTGATGATCACCGTCATCATTGCCGCCACGAGCTGGATGGAGACCGCGCGAATCGTCGAAGCCGAAGTCCGTTCGCTGCGCGAGCGCGAGTTCGTTCAGGCTGCGCGCATGGTCGGGCTTAGCAGAGCGCACATCATGTTCCGCGAGATCCTGCCCAATGCCATGGGCCCCATCATCGTCGCCGCGAGTCTGGCCGTTGCCCGCGCGATCCTTCTGGAGGCCTATATCAGCTTTCTCGGCTACGGCATCCAGCCGCCGCTGCCCAGCTGGGGCAACATGCTCAATGGCGCCCAGCAATATCTGGCGAGTGCTCCCTGGCTTGCCATCATTCCCGGCGCCGCCATTACGATGGCGGTAACGAGCTTCAATTTCATCGGCGATGGCTTGCGAGATGCCCTCGACGTTCGAAACGACCACATCTGAACGCTTTCAACCGAGTCGCGGCTGAACCCAGCGACCATACGAGAAGCAAAGCCATGCACGCGCCGAGAGTTGCCGAGAAGGCCACGCCCTATTGGTGGGAAGCTGCGCCGCTTAAGCCGCCGCCCCAGCAGCCAATAGCCAAGAAGCTCGACGTGTTGATCGTGGGCGCGGGCTATGCAGGGCTCTCGGCCGGTCTGGTGCTGGCGCGTGAGGGCCGCTCGGTTGCGGCCTATGATGCCATGGACCCTGGCGAAGGAGCTTCGACCCGCAACGGCGGTATCACCAGCGGATCCATTCGGCCCGATTACGCGACGCTCACGCGCCGGTTCGGAGAGGAGAAGGCGCTGGCGATCGAGGCGGAAGGCAAGGCCGCACGCGAGTTCCTGTACGATTTCATCAGGACGGAAGGCCTCGCCTGCGACTTCCAGCCGGTGGGGCAGTTCAAGGGCGCCTTCGGCTATGAGCAATACGAGGCCATGGCGCGCACCGCGGAGCGGTTCGCAAAGAAACTCGGGATCGAAGCCTACGCAGTTCCCTATGCCGAGCAACGCCAGTATATTGGCACCGATGTCTATCGCGGCGGTACGGTTCGGATGGACATCGGCGGGCTGCACCCGGCGAAATTCCACGCCGAACTGCTGCGGGTCGCATTCGCTTCCGGATTGACAGTCCACGCGCGGACGCCCGTGATCTCGATCGACAGAGATGGCTCCGGTTTCCGCGTCGTCACCGCGGCCGGTCCGGTGCAGGCGCGTCAGGTGCTGGTGTGTACCAACGGTTACACCGATGGCGCCGTGCCCTTCCTGCGCCGTCGGCTGGTCCCGGTTCGCAGCCGGATCATTGCGACGGAGGAGCTAGCGCCCGAAGTCATGGCGCGGCTGATGCCGAAACGCATGATGATCACGGAGAACCGGGAGGTCGGCTTCTATTATCGGCCCTCGCCTGATGGCAAACGCATCTTGCTCGGCGGCCGCGACAGCTCTCGGGTCGGCGACCCCGTCGCTCCGAAGCTGCTTCTGCGCAAGGGCCTGGTGAATCTGTTCCCTGAGCTGGAGGCCGTTCGCCTTTCACACAGCTGGTTCGGCCATGTGGCCATGAACCGCGACATGATTCCGCGCATTTTCGAAAAGGAAGGCATCGTCTATGCCAGCGGCTTCTGCGGGTCGGGCGTGGTCTGGGCGCCATGGGTCGGTATGCATGCGGCCCACAAGCTCATGGGACACGAGGAGCGGGCGCGCACCGCGTTCGACTTCAGGCCACCGGCCTTCATCCCGTTCTATCGAGGCAATCCGTGGTTCATGCCTGCTTTCATTCAGGGCTACCGGATGCGCGACCGGATCGCGATGTGGCGCGCCAGCCGTTGACGGCCGGCAGCACAGCTAACCCAGGGTGCGAGTTCCGGAGGCACTTCCGCCTCTCGAAAGAAGATTGACAATGCAGTACGTATCCACGCGCGGCCATTCAGGCCGCAAGCAATTCTGCGAGGCATTGCTTGAAGGCCTCGCGCCGGAGGGCGGGCTGTACGTCCCCGAGACCTATCCTCGCGTTGGCCACGCCACGCTGGATGGGTGGCGTACGCTGTCCTACGCCAACCTGGCTTTCGAGATCCTGTCGCTCTATGTCGGCGATATTCCCTCCGCCGACCTGAAAGCCATCTGTGCAAAGACGTACACGCCGGAGATATTCGGAAAGCCTGACATCGCGCCGCTGCGAAAGCTGGAGAGGGGACTTTACCTCCAGGAGCTGTCGAATGGTCCGACGCTGGCGTTCAAGGACATGGCGATGCAGTTGCTCGGCAATCTGCTCGAGTACGAGCTGTCGCGCCGGCAGGAGAACTTGAACATTCTTGGTGCGACCAGTGGCGACACCGGAAGCGCCGCAGAATACGCCATGCGCGGCAAGAAAGGGATGCGGGTGTTCATGCTCTCGCCCCGTGGGCGAATGAGCGCCTTTCAACAAGCTCAGATGTTCAGCCTCCAGGACCACAACATCCACAACGTCGCGATAGATGGCGTCTTCGACGATTGCCAGGACATCGTCAAGCGGGTGGCGAGCGATCTGGAGTTCAAGCAGAAATACAAGATCGGTGCGGTGAATTCGATCAACTGGGCGAGGCTCCTTGCGCAGGTCGTCTATTACTTCTCCGGTTATCTGCAGGCATCCGAACGGGGGGCGACAGGTGTAAGCTTTGCAGTGCCTTCGGGCAATTTCGGCAACATCTGCGCAGGGCATGTTGCGCGCATGATGGGCCTTCCAATATCCCGGCTGGTCCTGGCGACCAACGAGAACGACGTGCTCGACAAGTTTTTCCGCACCGGGGTGTATCGCGTCCGAAGTCGCGCTGAGACGCTCGAGACCTCAAGCCCGTCCATGGACATCTCCAAGGCCTCAAATCTCGAACGCTTTGTATTCGACCTGTTAGATAGGGACACAGAGCGAACCAAATCGCTGTTTGCTGATCAGCTCGGGGAGCGAGGCTCGTTCGATCTGAGTGGAGAATCCAGATTTGCAGAGGCCGCAGCCCGTTTCGGCTTCCGGAGTGGAAGGAGCACACATGCCGACCGGCTCGCGACCATCCGTGACACGTGGAAGCGCCTGAACGCCGTGATCGATCCACATACGGCGGACGGCGTGAAGGTCGGGCGCATGCACGCGAGCCCCGAGATGCCGATGATTGTGCTCGAAACTGCACAGCCGATCAAATTCGCCGCGACGATCAAGGAAGCTCTGGGCCGGGAGCCAGATCGCCCGCAACGCTACGAGGGCATCGAGAAGCTGCCGAGGCGAGTCAAGGTACTTCCCGCGGATGCACAGGCGGTCAAGAACTACATCACCGAGATTGTGGACGAGAAAGCCTGCTGAACGGCAGATATCGGAACAAAGACCGCGTCAACCATGGCTGTATTCACAGAACTCTCAATGGATCAAGTCGCAGCGCTCTTTCGAGCGCTGGGTCTCGGAGCGCCTCGTTCCGTTCGCGGGATCACAACCGGAATTGAGAACACGAACTACTTCGTCGATACGGATCGGGAAGAGTACGTGCTTACCATTTTTGAGCGTCTCACATTCGAGCAACTGCCGTTTTACCTCCACTTCATGAAGCATCTCGCGGCACGGGGAATGCCCGTCCCCGATCCGGTCGCTGACCTAGATGGCGCAATCCTTCACTCACTCAAGAGGCGACCTGCCGCGGTCGTTAACAGGCTTCTCGGTGCAAGTGAGACGGAACCTACGGTCGCGCATTGTAGGTACGTCGGAAAATTTCTCGCGCAAATGCATCTGGCTGGGGCCGATTACCCGCGACAACAGATAAATCCGCGCGGCCTTCAATGGTGGAACGAGGTTGTGCCGGTGGTCGGCCGCTACGCGTCCGCTGGACAGCGCGCGCTGCTGGCGAGTGAATTGGCGTTTCAGAACGAGGTCGCTTTATCCTCGGCCTACAGGCAACTGCCCAAGGGGCCGGTGCACGCCGATCTCTTTCGCGACAACGCCTTGTTTGAGCGGGGGCAGCTGTCCGGCGTTCTTGATTTCTATTTCGCCGGATGCGACGCGCTCCTGTTCGACATTGCAGTGTGCCTCAACGATTGGTGCATCGATAGTCCCGCGGGCCGTTACGACGACGAGCGAGTCATCGCCTTCCTGGGCGCATATGAGAGCGTCCGGATTCTGACTCCCTCGGAACGCTTGCTGCTTCCCGCGATGCAGCGCGCTGCGGCATTTCGGTTTTTGCTGTCGCGCCTGTGGGACGTATATCTGCCCCGCAAAGCTACGCTCCTGAAGCCACATGATCCGGGTCATTTCGAGCGCATGTTGCGCATGCTGCGTGGAGAGATCCCCATGATGATCGCCGAAATGGCGCCTAGCGAGAATTGGGGGTAATTATGACGCCGACTCTCGAAGTCCGAGTTCGTGAGCTTCTCTCTCAGCTCGTGGCCGATGGGCTGTACAAGCGCGAGCGCAGGATCAGCAGCGCGCAAGCCGGACGGATCCGCGTGGTTTCCCAGGCTTCCGAGCGCGAACTCGTCAATCTCTGCGCCAACAACTACCTTGGCCTGGCCGATCATCCCGAAGTCATCGCAGCCGCCAAGCGAGGCTTGGACGAGTTCGGGTTTGGCATGGCGTCGGTACGCTTCATCTGCGGGACGCAAACCCTCCATCGTGAGCTCGAGTGCACCATCGCACGGTACTTATGTAAGGATGACGCCATCCTGTTCGCGGCCTGCTTC contains the following coding sequences:
- a CDS encoding ABC transporter permease; the protein is MFAFLLNRLSQSAVLLVIVSIIGFTVLNLMPGGPLAQFGLDPGMTQKDIARLAEQLGLNRPLWLQYLDWAWRLIRGDWGHSFRDGSAVLAVIGRHLLATLLLMGTSTALAVAAGTWIGIRGATNRYSLFDYCATVGAMVALSVPTFWFGLIGIYIFTLKLGWVPAGNMYTIGDGSVLDYLHHLILPSLVLSLVHVAIWSRYMRSATLDALSQDFVKTARAKGVSERRILLKHVVGNALLPMITLAGMQLPSILTGALVTETVFTWPGMGRLFLDSLGYSDYPMVMGLLIFSATLVVLGNLIADIVIATVDPRIRLG
- a CDS encoding peptide ABC transporter substrate-binding protein → MTERSATTSNYSRRDALRMVAIGGAAGLFAPNLLGKSAFARTSPAKPTGRVIVGLGQEPTVFNPLMVHIEVDDGVHFSVFDALFRIDPQGVIQPNLALEVPNQKNGGISEDGLKWRIRLRDDVRWHDGKPFSAEDVKFTLELITNPNFRSWRTSGHSLLRDITVVSPTEISWRMEEAFAPYLSFLTETFIVPKHILEKEANPNTAAFNQAPVGTGAFKWGKRVAGDHLELVANTEYFGEGPHIERLVFKYIPDLTVLYTQFKSGDIDLVGQPYITPDHYGEAKTLPNRVVTLVPRASFESFYLNLERPQFKELAVREALYAAIDKEAIIQGLYYGVPTPTETFMPRQSFYFNANLPLHQFDVNRAAKILDQAGWAKGADGIRAKNGVRLSFTNSTTSGDPLREQVQQYLQQAFAQLGIEMKISNLPAAVMWGEFWMQSQFDSVIVGSSYLIGADPDVTNRLHSRSIGAKGGRGSNNAQYANPEVDALLDKGARTFDPEARRAIYARVQELVRRDLPFLPLYQSNAVEGLKKGINGFVPNGNTRTESWNALAWYWAS
- the thrC gene encoding threonine synthase, whose protein sequence is MQYVSTRGHSGRKQFCEALLEGLAPEGGLYVPETYPRVGHATLDGWRTLSYANLAFEILSLYVGDIPSADLKAICAKTYTPEIFGKPDIAPLRKLERGLYLQELSNGPTLAFKDMAMQLLGNLLEYELSRRQENLNILGATSGDTGSAAEYAMRGKKGMRVFMLSPRGRMSAFQQAQMFSLQDHNIHNVAIDGVFDDCQDIVKRVASDLEFKQKYKIGAVNSINWARLLAQVVYYFSGYLQASERGATGVSFAVPSGNFGNICAGHVARMMGLPISRLVLATNENDVLDKFFRTGVYRVRSRAETLETSSPSMDISKASNLERFVFDLLDRDTERTKSLFADQLGERGSFDLSGESRFAEAAARFGFRSGRSTHADRLATIRDTWKRLNAVIDPHTADGVKVGRMHASPEMPMIVLETAQPIKFAATIKEALGREPDRPQRYEGIEKLPRRVKVLPADAQAVKNYITEIVDEKAC
- a CDS encoding homoserine kinase, which gives rise to MAVFTELSMDQVAALFRALGLGAPRSVRGITTGIENTNYFVDTDREEYVLTIFERLTFEQLPFYLHFMKHLAARGMPVPDPVADLDGAILHSLKRRPAAVVNRLLGASETEPTVAHCRYVGKFLAQMHLAGADYPRQQINPRGLQWWNEVVPVVGRYASAGQRALLASELAFQNEVALSSAYRQLPKGPVHADLFRDNALFERGQLSGVLDFYFAGCDALLFDIAVCLNDWCIDSPAGRYDDERVIAFLGAYESVRILTPSERLLLPAMQRAAAFRFLLSRLWDVYLPRKATLLKPHDPGHFERMLRMLRGEIPMMIAEMAPSENWG
- a CDS encoding ABC transporter permease, translating into MTAIVVHAAPTRWWHSRAVARFMRHHLALVGISMITLLVLACAIGPYALPYDTLQIDLRARFAPPLTGHHYFGTDPLGRDLAARLLMAGRVSLLVGFSAMLLSTLIGTLVGVTAGYRGGWVGAALMRMVDGFLSYPSIFLVLALAAMLRPSPVMITVIIAATSWMETARIVEAEVRSLREREFVQAARMVGLSRAHIMFREILPNAMGPIIVAASLAVARAILLEAYISFLGYGIQPPLPSWGNMLNGAQQYLASAPWLAIIPGAAITMAVTSFNFIGDGLRDALDVRNDHI
- a CDS encoding NAD(P)/FAD-dependent oxidoreductase produces the protein MHAPRVAEKATPYWWEAAPLKPPPQQPIAKKLDVLIVGAGYAGLSAGLVLAREGRSVAAYDAMDPGEGASTRNGGITSGSIRPDYATLTRRFGEEKALAIEAEGKAAREFLYDFIRTEGLACDFQPVGQFKGAFGYEQYEAMARTAERFAKKLGIEAYAVPYAEQRQYIGTDVYRGGTVRMDIGGLHPAKFHAELLRVAFASGLTVHARTPVISIDRDGSGFRVVTAAGPVQARQVLVCTNGYTDGAVPFLRRRLVPVRSRIIATEELAPEVMARLMPKRMMITENREVGFYYRPSPDGKRILLGGRDSSRVGDPVAPKLLLRKGLVNLFPELEAVRLSHSWFGHVAMNRDMIPRIFEKEGIVYASGFCGSGVVWAPWVGMHAAHKLMGHEERARTAFDFRPPAFIPFYRGNPWFMPAFIQGYRMRDRIAMWRASR
- a CDS encoding ABC transporter ATP-binding protein is translated as MASGIQVASPVDVALSVRELTVSLPEGMERAYAVENISFDLKRGQILCIIGESGSGKSVTANAIMGLLPKAIRVTSGAIHLNGTNIVGLSPDKLRSLRGRIVSMIFQDPLSALNPLMTVGAQIEEVMAAHDVGTPASRRSRAIDLLVEVGLPDPQLMYHQYPFRLSGGQRQRVMIAMALALEPAILIADEPTTALDVTTQAQILKLIRDIQRRKGMSVMFITHDFGVVAEIADSVVVMEKGHCVEQGSAEQVLKSPSHLYTRRLVAAVPHLTGKNRVPLEAAQPVAILKVECLAKTYRSGSALFRTQRIVPAVNGVSFDLTSGRTLGVVGESGSGKSSLGRLLIKLMECDSGSILFEGRDIAGLSEAEFRSLRPKIQMIFQDPFASLNPRSTVGHILTVGPVAHGVPYGEACERARELLSHVGLDAGAFDRYPHEFSGGQRQRIGIARALMFKPKLLIADEAVSALDVSIQAQILKLLDQIQRETGVSMVFITHDLRVASQICDEIAVMHRGQIVERGPPSQIFLDPKSSYTRELVAAIPGEQPGTQDESHVGHHRQGETL